aagttgGTTCGCTCACGTACCTTCAATTGATCGGGATCACTCGATACAACGAAAGCATCAGCCCCGAGCCTGTCGATTGCTTCCTCCTTCTTCCTAGGAGAGGTACTAATAACAGTAACTTTCAACCCAAATGCCTTACCAAACTTAACAGCAACATGACCAAGCCCGCCAAGTCCAGCCACACCCAAATGCTTACCAGGTTCAGTCATTCCAAAATATTTCATTGGACTATAAACAGTAATTCCAGCACATAGGAGAGGAGCCCCAGCATCAAGAGCTAAGTTCTTAGGAAATCGAACAACAAAATGTTGATCGACGACGATCTTGTCGGAATAGCCACCGTAATTCTTCGATCCATCGATTGCAGGAGAATTGTATGTATATTCCATCTTGGGACAGTAACTCTCCAAGTCTTGTTTACAATTTTCACAGTTTCTACAAGATCCAACAATGACACCAACCCCAACTTCATCGCCTGCTTTGAatttcttcacattttttcCAACAGAAGTCACAACACCAACAATCTCATGCCTGAAAATCATAAATCCTTTCAACCAATGTCATATAATAgtaaatttgaactacaagCTAATGTACAACTAACAACAGAGCATATACCAATCTTTTAACAATTGTAAACGGACTTATGCATTAAAACAAGTCATAAATAGCATcccagtccaagcccaccgctagcagatattgtctgttttggcctgttacgtatcaccgtttgcgttacggttttaaaatgtgtttgctagggagaggtttccacatccttacaaggaatgcttctttcccctctccaaccgatgtgggatctcacaatccaccccccttcggagcccagcgtcctcactggcacactaaCCAGTGtctgtctctgataccatttgtaatagctttagcccaccgctagcaaatattgtccactttggcctgttacatatcgtcgtcagcctcacgattttaaaacatgtctactagggagaggcttccaaCATCTGAcaatgaatgttttgttcccctctccaaccgacgtgggatctcacaatccatccccttaaGGGTCTAACGTCTTCGCTAACACaacgcccggtgtctggctctgataccatttgtaataggcCAAGCCctctgctagcagatattgtgcACTTTGACCCGCTACGTATCGCCTTCAGCTTCACGGTCataaaatgtgtttgctagggataggtttccacgcccttacaaggaatgcttcattacccactccaaccgatgtgggatctcacaatcaaccccctttgggggcccagcgtcctcgctggcacaccgcccagtgtttgactcagataccatttgtaacggtccgagcccactgttagcagatattgtccactttggctcgttacgtatcgtcgtcggcctcacagttttaaaatgcgtctgctaaggagagatttccacacctttataaggtctgtttcgttcccttctccaaccgacgtgggatctcacaattccacGAGCTTTTTTCATCCAACTTCTTCTAATACTCCACATAACAAatcattaaaacattttttttcttttcttctatcATACCCAGGGACTATAGGATAATCTGTGGCCCCCCAGTCATTCTTGAGCATATGCAAAT
The Cucurbita pepo subsp. pepo cultivar mu-cu-16 chromosome LG16, ASM280686v2, whole genome shotgun sequence genome window above contains:
- the LOC111777133 gene encoding probable mannitol dehydrogenase gives rise to the protein MAKSPEDEHPHKAFGWAARDSSGLLSPFRFSRRENGDDDVSIKILYCGVCHSDLHMLKNDWGATDYPIVPGHEIVGVVTSVGKNVKKFKAGDEVGVGVIVGSCRNCENCKQDLESYCPKMEYTYNSPAIDGSKNYGGYSDKIVVDQHFVVRFPKNLALDAGAPLLCAGITVYSPMKYFGMTEPGKHLGVAGLGGLGHVAVKFGKAFGLKVTVISTSPRKKEEAIDRLGADAFVVSSDPDQLKAAMGTMDYILDTISAVHALDPLISLLNLNGKLVAVGLPNKPVELSLGFLVSGRRLIAGSNFGGLKETQEMLDFCGKHNITADIELIKMDDINSAIERLGKADVKYRFVIDIVNSFKSTVQ